The Methanofollis sp. genome includes the window TCAGGCCCTCGTCGCCGACGCCGGTGGAGGCGCTGAGGCTGCGGCTAGGACTGGCCTTCAGCTGCGAGGCGAGTTCAGCAGACAGGGGCGCCGAGTACACCGTATTGTTGTCCAGGAGCATGACCAGTTCATGGTTCTGCGGGTCGTTCACCGCATTCGAGGAGATGGCGCCCTGCCTGAAGGCGTCCGCACCCTCGGGGCTGAGCGTGAAGCCGACGCCCCACATACCCTGCTGGTCCTTTGTCGGCACGTTGACGCTCGTGATCACGTCGCCGAAGATGACATGCTCGGTCTGGTTTCCGGTCGTCTGGACGCGGATCTCGAACTTGCCCTGCTGACCGACGATCTCGTTCGCCGTCTTCATGTCGACGCCGGCGAGTTCAACACGCACATAGCGGGTGATGCCGTTGAGGCCGGTGAGGATGTTCACCCGTGCGTCCTTAGTGCCGAGGCTGTTCACCTTCTCGTCAAGGGTCCGCTTCACAAGTTCCGCGGTGTCCTTGGAGACGCCAGGGTTCACGGTGACGATGGTCGCTCCGGCCTTCGTGAAGACGGGCTCAAGCTGCTCACGCGTGAACGCCTTCCTGACCTCGACCTGATCCGCCGAGACCGGGATCACCTCGGTGTCCAGTTCCGTGCCCAGGGTGTCTGCAAGTTTGTTGATATCGATGCCCGGCTCGACGGTGACCACTTCGGCCTGGAACTCCATCTGGAGCCAGGAACCCTCCTGGAGGTCGAGGCCGTACTGGAGGTTGGTCGTGAATTTTCCGTCCTCGAAGTGGGGGCCGATGGCGATGACCGAGAGGATGACC containing:
- a CDS encoding preprotein translocase subunit SecD; its protein translation is MNSDTLRKLYTDWRIVLLVAMVILSVIAIGPHFEDGKFTTNLQYGLDLQEGSWLQMEFQAEVVTVEPGIDINKLADTLGTELDTEVIPVSADQVEVRKAFTREQLEPVFTKAGATIVTVNPGVSKDTAELVKRTLDEKVNSLGTKDARVNILTGLNGITRYVRVELAGVDMKTANEIVGQQGKFEIRVQTTGNQTEHVIFGDVITSVNVPTKDQQGMWGVGFTLSPEGADAFRQGAISSNAVNDPQNHELVMLLDNNTVYSAPLSAELASQLKASPSRSLSASTGVGDEGLKDAENLEIHLRAGALPVDVTVAGSGSVSATLGDYYKILCILAAIAALIVVGVVVYFRYREPSIVLPMVATNLAEIIILLGIARFVQQLDLASIAGIIAVMGTGIDQLVVITDEVLHEGRVPSSSVYLKRLSRALGIIVVAAGTVVFAMLPLALMDLSTLRGFAIITILGVLIGVLITRPAYGKIIMAILSK